Part of the Gemmatimonadales bacterium genome, CAGGAGCTGCTGGCCCGGGTGGAGGCGCTGGGCCGGCGGCCGCAGACGATCCGCGACCCGGTGCTCCGGGTGGGCGACCTCGAGCTCGATACCGCCACCCGGGGCGGGCGGCGCGCCGGCGAGCCCATCGACCTCACCCCCAAGGAGTACACGGTCCTCGAGTACCTCATGCGGCACACGGGACGGGTCATGTCGCGGACCCTCATCACGGAATACGCGTGGGACTATCACTTCGATCCCGGCACCAACATCGTGGACGTGGTGATCAACCGGCTGCGCAAGAAGGTGGACTCGGGCCACGCCCAGAAGCTGGTGCACACGGTGCGCGGCGTGGGATACGTCGTGAAGGTGTGACGTGCAGACCATCCGGCAGCGGCTGACCTTCTGGTACACGGTCGCGCTCGGGATCACAGTCGCGGCGTTCGGCACGCTGCTGTATCTGGAGCGCCGGCAGTCGAGCGTCAGGGAGCTCGACCAGCGGCTCGGCCTCGAGGCGGACCTCGCGAACCGGTGGCTGAGCGAGTCGTACAACGTGCTCGGACGGATCGTCACCACGGCCGGGTCGAGCCCCTCGCTCGACCCCGGCATCAGCGCCTACCTCGAGGCGGTGCGCGACTACGTCGTGGTCACCGACACCAGCGGCAACGTGCTCGCCCTGTCCGAGGCGGCCCGCGCGCTCAACGCCGACGCGCTCCAGGCCCTCACCGCGCCGCTCGACTCCTTCCGATTGCCCAAACGCGCCGGCACCATCAACCTCGGCGCCGGGATCGGAGCGCTGCGATGGCTCGCCGTCCGGGTCCAGGCCGCGGGGCCCGAGATCGGGGGCCTCATGGTCGCGACGCCCACCAGCCAGATCGCCTTCGGCCCGTCTGACCTGGTCCGCTCCATGCTGATCATCGCACCCGTCATCCTGCTGGCGTCGGCCATCGTGGGCTACTGGCTGGCCGGCACCTTCCTGCGGCCGGTGCAGGGCATCATGGACGAGATCGAGGCGATCTCCGACGGCCGGAGCCTCCACCGGCGGCTCGCGGTGCCGCTCGCGGGCGACGAGATGGCTCGCCTCACGCTCACCGTGAACGGAATGCTCGCCCGGCTGGAGCAGAGCTTCGGGAGCCTCCACCGGTTCACCGCCGACGCGAGCCACGAGCTCAAGACGCCGCTCATGGTGCTCCGCGCCGGGGTGGAGCGGGCGCTGGTGCACCCGGGCGTGCCCTCGGAGATCCTCCAGTCCCTGGACGAGACTCTGGCCCAGATCAACGAGATGACCGAGCTGGTCGAGAGCCTGCTGACGCTCGCCCGCGCGGACGAGGGCCGGGCGCCCCTCGCCGTCGAGGAGTCGGACCTGCGAGCCCTGCTGGGCGATGTGGTCGAGACGGCGGGCATGCTCGGCGAGGGCTCGGGCGTCAGCGTCACCAGCACCATGCCGGAGCGCCCGGTGCGGATGGCGGTGGACCCGCACCGCATTCGGGAGATGCTGCTCAACCTGGTCACCAACGCCATCAAGTACACCCCGAAGGGCGGGACCATCGACCTCTCGCTGGCCGATCAGGACGGGGCCGTGAGCATCACCGTGCGGGACACCGGGATCGGCATCGCGCCCGGCGACCTGCCGCACATCTTCGAGCGGTTCTGGCGGGCCGATCCGGCACGATCCCGCACCGGACAGCGGCCAGGCACGGGACTCGGCTTGGCGATCACGAAGTGGATCGCCGAAGCTCACGGCGGGGGCATCACGGTGCAGAGCCGGCCGGGACGGGGGACGATCTTCACCGTTCGCCTGCCGCGCGCGGGCGCCGCGCCGGTGATCGCCGTCACCCGCGGGACGGGAGCTGCGTCACACTGAGGGACGAGTCACCCTGAGCGAAGCGAGGGGGCATGAACTCGGGATATCCCGTTCGCTGCGCTCAGGGCGACTCGTCCTCAAGCTGGGACCAGACGGACCGCCCCACGCTGCAACGCATCGCCCGCCATCCGTTTCCAGGCTGAACGATCCATCCCGATTGCGGAACTCCCATTAGTGAGATAACGAAACGCCTAATTCGCTTGTCATGGAATTGTCATGTTTGGGCTACTGGCGGGTCATCGGGGAGATTGTACCTTGTCGCTCACGTTGGTTCCTCCCCTGACGGAGGTTGTTGCGTGTTCGAGAATTTGATCGAGTCCAAGCCCAAGGGTACGCGGACCATCGGGCAGTCGGTGCTGTCCCTCCTGGTCCACGGTCTCATCATCTTCGGGGCCGTCAAAGCGACCCAGGGCGTGGCCGAGACGATCAAGAATCGTCCGGTCGACACCACGATGGTGTTCCTCAAGCCGCCGCCGCCACCCCCGCCGCCACCCGATCAGCCGCCACCCGACGTCATCGTCTCCGCGAACCCTCCGCCGAAGGGGTTCCAGACGGTCGTGGCGCCGACCGACATCCCGAAGGACATCCCTCCGATCGATCTGAACGAGAAGCCGTTCGATCCGAAGGACTTCACGGGCAAGGGCGTGGAGGGCGGCATCTCCACCGGCGTGGTTGGCGGGACCGGTCCGGTGACCGGTGAAGTGTTCCTGGAGGCGCAGCTGGACGATCCGGTCCAGCCGATCTCCATCCCGACGCCACGCTATCCGCCGGTGCTGCAGAGCGCCGGGATCGCGGGCGCCGTGGACCTGCAGTACGTCGTCGACACGACCGGCCACGCGGAGCCGAATTCGTTCAAGGTGCTCAAGACGACGCATCCGGCGTTCGTGGAACCGGCGCAGGAAGCGATCCGGAAGGGCGTGTTCAAGCCGGCCAAGTTCAAGGGCCAGCCCGTTCGCCAGTTGGTCCAGCAGCGGATTTCGTTCAAGGTCGGCCAGTAGGCCATTACCCTGCCCAGGAGGCACGGCAACATGAGTCTCGATCTGCTTCACCTGTGGGCCCAGATGGGTTCGTTCGCCAAAGGCATCGTGGTCATCATGGCGATCATGTCCATCTACTCGCTCACGATCGTCTTCACCAAGCTCATCCAGCTCAAGCGCAGCGAGTCCGAGACCCGGCGCTTCGCGCCCCAGTTCTCGCGCGCGATCCAGGAAGAGAACCTGGACCAGGCCATCTCGCTGGCCGAGAAAAACAAGAAGAGTCACGTGTCCCGCGTCCTGGGCGAGGCGCTGGCCGAAGTGAAGCCGCTGCTGCGTGACCGCGCCACCATTACCGCCGCCGACATCAACTCGGCCGAGCGGGCGGTGGAGCGCCAAATGCTGATCGTGCTGTCCGAATTCAAGCGCGGCCTGGGCGTGCTCGGCACGGTAGGCTCGACGGCGCCGTTCGTCGGCCTGCTCGGCACCACGATGGGTATCGTGAACGCGTTCGTGGGCATGGCGGCGCAGGGCGCCTCGGGCGGCCTCGCGGGCATCTCGGCCGGTATCGCCGAGGCGCTGATCACGACGGCGTTCGGTCTGATGGTCGCGATCCCGGCGGTGTGGGCCTACAACTACTTCACCACCAAGATCGAGAACCTGACCGTCGAGATGACCTACACCTCGAAGGAATTGATCGACTACCTGATCAAGAGCGTGGGGAGCGAGTTCGGGCGTTCGATCTTCACGAAGGAATTCCAGGCCCAGAAGGCGGTGACCGGCAGTGGCCATATCCACGGCTAACTCCGGGTCGTCGGCCGTCAAGGCGGACATCAACGTGACGCCGATGATCGACGTCATGCTGGTGCTGCTGATCATCTTCATGATCGTGACACCGCTCATCGCGGCGGGCTTCAAGGCGACGCTGCCCAAGGGGAAGAACCTGGACCCGCGCCCCGAGGGGGAGAACGAGGTGATTCTGGGGATCGACCAGGCCGGCCGGTATTTTCTCAACGGCCGTCCCCTGCCGAACGGCACGCTGGAGGACCAGCTCCGCTCGATCTACGCCGCGCGCACCGAAGACAAAATCCTGTACTTCAAGGCGGACAATCAGCTCAAGTACGCCAAGGTCCAGGAAGCCGTCGAGACGGCACGTCGCTCGGGGGTCCGGGTGATGGCCGCCATCACCGAGCCCAAGAGCACCGCGCTGTTCCAGGCCGACAAGGACAAGAAGGAGAAGAAGTGACATGGCGATGACCAGCGGGAATTCCGGGGGCGTCCAGTCCGACATCAACGTCACCCCGATGATCGACGTGCTGCTGGTGCTGCTGATCATCTTCATGATCACCCAGCCGCTGTCGCGCATGGCACTGGATGTCCAGGTTCCGCCGCCGGACGAGACGGTGACCACCAAGACCCCGCCCAGTCAGATCGTCCTCGAGCTGGCGGACGACGGCGGGTACAGCATCAACGGCCAGCCGGTCCCCAAGGATCAGCTGGATACCCAGAT contains:
- a CDS encoding HAMP domain-containing sensor histidine kinase, giving the protein MQTIRQRLTFWYTVALGITVAAFGTLLYLERRQSSVRELDQRLGLEADLANRWLSESYNVLGRIVTTAGSSPSLDPGISAYLEAVRDYVVVTDTSGNVLALSEAARALNADALQALTAPLDSFRLPKRAGTINLGAGIGALRWLAVRVQAAGPEIGGLMVATPTSQIAFGPSDLVRSMLIIAPVILLASAIVGYWLAGTFLRPVQGIMDEIEAISDGRSLHRRLAVPLAGDEMARLTLTVNGMLARLEQSFGSLHRFTADASHELKTPLMVLRAGVERALVHPGVPSEILQSLDETLAQINEMTELVESLLTLARADEGRAPLAVEESDLRALLGDVVETAGMLGEGSGVSVTSTMPERPVRMAVDPHRIREMLLNLVTNAIKYTPKGGTIDLSLADQDGAVSITVRDTGIGIAPGDLPHIFERFWRADPARSRTGQRPGTGLGLAITKWIAEAHGGGITVQSRPGRGTIFTVRLPRAGAAPVIAVTRGTGAASH
- a CDS encoding MotA/TolQ/ExbB proton channel family protein, with product MSLDLLHLWAQMGSFAKGIVVIMAIMSIYSLTIVFTKLIQLKRSESETRRFAPQFSRAIQEENLDQAISLAEKNKKSHVSRVLGEALAEVKPLLRDRATITAADINSAERAVERQMLIVLSEFKRGLGVLGTVGSTAPFVGLLGTTMGIVNAFVGMAAQGASGGLAGISAGIAEALITTAFGLMVAIPAVWAYNYFTTKIENLTVEMTYTSKELIDYLIKSVGSEFGRSIFTKEFQAQKAVTGSGHIHG
- a CDS encoding response regulator transcription factor codes for the protein QELLARVEALGRRPQTIRDPVLRVGDLELDTATRGGRRAGEPIDLTPKEYTVLEYLMRHTGRVMSRTLITEYAWDYHFDPGTNIVDVVINRLRKKVDSGHAQKLVHTVRGVGYVVKV
- a CDS encoding energy transducer TonB, with protein sequence MFENLIESKPKGTRTIGQSVLSLLVHGLIIFGAVKATQGVAETIKNRPVDTTMVFLKPPPPPPPPPDQPPPDVIVSANPPPKGFQTVVAPTDIPKDIPPIDLNEKPFDPKDFTGKGVEGGISTGVVGGTGPVTGEVFLEAQLDDPVQPISIPTPRYPPVLQSAGIAGAVDLQYVVDTTGHAEPNSFKVLKTTHPAFVEPAQEAIRKGVFKPAKFKGQPVRQLVQQRISFKVGQ
- a CDS encoding biopolymer transporter ExbD — its product is MAMTSGNSGGVQSDINVTPMIDVLLVLLIIFMITQPLSRMALDVQVPPPDETVTTKTPPSQIVLELADDGGYSINGQPVPKDQLDTQIHAIYDQRPAKLLFIKAGANRIYQDVIDAMDVARGAGVQIIGFTPREADKTK
- a CDS encoding biopolymer transporter ExbD; translated protein: MAISTANSGSSAVKADINVTPMIDVMLVLLIIFMIVTPLIAAGFKATLPKGKNLDPRPEGENEVILGIDQAGRYFLNGRPLPNGTLEDQLRSIYAARTEDKILYFKADNQLKYAKVQEAVETARRSGVRVMAAITEPKSTALFQADKDKKEKK